One genomic region from Lates calcarifer isolate ASB-BC8 linkage group LG10, TLL_Latcal_v3, whole genome shotgun sequence encodes:
- the tjp1b gene encoding tight junction protein ZO-1 isoform X4, with protein MITCAFLWVGFLVAVDSTMVNYQKYITVMQLALGVTASNKEHCLPPRKRMWHTKREGAEGRHEVPHNAIHPSPTAGSITAASSVSTIQGKPSLRRIKGRIHRSKSLDSIDLLDSNCAAMEETVIWEQHTVTLHRAPGFGFGIAISGGRDNPHFQSGETSIVISDVLKGGPAEGLLQENDRVVMVNAVSMDNVEHAYAVQQLRKSGKIAKITIRRKRKVHVPMGRLGERETMSEHDEEEDSYDEEIYETRSGRSGAYSGVGGAVGRRSGRSSGRRDRERERSGSRERSLSPRSDRRSHNLPPRPAKVTLVKSRKNEAEYGLRLASHIFVKDISPESLAARDGNIQEGDVVLKINGTVTENLSLIDAKKLIERSKGKLKMVVQRDERATLLNIPDLDDSIPSANASDRDDISDIHSLASDHSNRSHDRHRSSRSRSPDRRSEPSDHSRHSPPQISNSSHRSRDDERLSKPASTPAKLAEEVPLPKPKESTIAREEKQLPPLPEPKPVYAQPGQPDVDLPVSPSDAPVPSAAHDDSILRPSMKLVKFKKGESVGLRLAGGNDVGIFVAGVLEDSPAAKEGLEEGDQILRVNNVDFANIIREEAVLFLLDLPKGEEVTILAQKKKDVYRRIVESDVGDSFYIRTHFEYEKESPYGLSFNKGEVFRVVDTLYNGKLGSWLAIRIGKNHQEVERGIIPNKNRAEQLSSVQYTLPKTAGGDRADFWRFRGLRSSKRNLRKSREDLSSQPVQTKFPAYERVVLREAGFLRPVVIFGPIADVAREKLSREEPDLFELAKSEPRDAGTDQRSSGIIRLHTIKQIIDRDKHAVLDITPNAVDRLNYAQWYPIVVFLNPDNKQGVKNMRTRLCPESRKSARKLYERAIKLRKNNHHLFTTTINLNNMNDGWYGALKETIQQQQNQLVWVSEGKADGTTEDDLDIHDDRLSYLSAPGSEYSMYSTDSRHTSDYEDTDTEGGAYTDQELDETLNDEVGLPTEPAITRSSEPVREDPPVIQDTPGYPGYQHPVQPDPASRIDPAGFKMAAPQQQDEAALPMPSLPPTVVAPPAVEQPVQLEGMHLEEPPAAAAAPQADSLSSPSPAPELIQPPPPPHEPHPSGPSGPEPKMYKKDLYNMEDPVRINHGLKQSMGYSHQPPYQDKQPYREYDHPPYGYDGGGYAEPKPHNTDSHLHYDNRVPHYNEQWPPYDQQTSSSQPTGYQTGHQQPMGYNPRSSYEDGPGRDYSPPQPRYDEASPVGYDGRPRHSKPGPIRYDEPPPPPPAGYDARSPYEAEPHGFPINSPRSPEPPKQYYGDSGLRPTYIPGPPNRGYKPGIHDPMINSESTIPPPKPETLPSPGEPAITPGSKPLPPPPREDPDEDPAMKPQSVLNRVKMFENKRSVSMDRAKEGGESSVLRPADVPKPVSAPGPVLKANSLSNLEQEKSTYRAPEPQKPHTKPLDDVVRSNHYDPDEDEEYYRKQLSYFDRRSFDSKAMGQPAPGVNRFHDLPKPAQLSYPYNRVESVEKVSPVEKRYEPLPQISPSSQYGPPASTIPPNTLPKLSPNDANSIPEPLTSPNPKPELAALRPASRDEPTPGGYLPPRGLPDKSPVNGTDAAPTKTLGAPAPTNYNRYVPKPYTSSARPFERKFESPKFNHNLLPNDTQVKTELLTKPSVVSSSGGKPQLSPQPLDHDSGLDTFTRTMDNRPKYQHNNINAIPKAIPVSPSALDDDDEDEGHTVVATARGIFNCNGGVLSSIETGVSIIIPQGAIPESVEQEIYFKVCRDNSILPPLDKEKGETLLSPLVMCGPHGLKFLKPVELRLPHCDPKTWQNKSLPGDPNYLVGANCVSVLIDHF; from the exons TGTGCAGCAATGGAGGAGACTGTCATTTGGGAACAGCACACAGTTACACTACACAGG GCACCAGGGTTTGGCTTCGGGATAGCCATATCAGGAGGTCGGGATAACCCTCATTTTCAGAGTGGCGAGACCTCCATTGTCATCTCAGACGTGCTGAAAGGAGGCCCAGCGGAAGGCCTACTGCA GGAAAATGACAGAGTCGTTATGGTCAATGCCGTCTCCATGGACAATGTGGAGCACGCGTACGCAGTCCAGCAGCTTCGTAAAAGTGGGAAAATTGCCAAAATT ACAATCAGACGGAAGAGGAAGGTGCATGTCCCCATGGGCCGCCTAGGAGAGAGGGAAACTATGTCAGAGCACGACGAAGAAGAGGACAGCTACGATGAAGAGATATACGAGACACGGAGCGGACGCAGCGGTGCTTACAGCGGCGTGGGCGGGGCCGTGGGTAGGCGCAGTGGCCGGAGCAGTGGGCGAAGGGATCGGGAACGTGAGCGCAGCGGCTCGCGGGAGAGGAGTCTCTCCCCACGCTCAGACCGCCGCTCACACAACCTGCCTCCGCGTCCTGCCAAGGTCACGCTTGTCAAATCCCGCAAAAATGAAG CAGAATATGGCCTGCGCCTGGCCAGCCACATCTTTGTCAAGGACATTTCCCCCGAGAGCCTGGCAGCCAGGGACGGCAACATCCAGGAAGGGGATGTTGTACTGAAG ATCAATGGCACAGTGACAGAGAACCTCTCCTTGATAGACGCCAAGAAGCTGATAGAAAGGTCAAAGGGCAAGCTAAAAATGGTTGTTCAGAGGGACGAGAGGGCAACCCTGCTGAACATCCCTGACCTCGATGACAGCATTCCCTCAGCCAACGCCTCTGACAGAGACG ACATTTCAGATATCCATTCTCTGGCATCTGACCATTCCAATCGATCGCATGACAGACATCGTAGCAGCCGCTCCCGCTCTCCAGACAGGCGATCTGAACCCTCAGACCACTCCAGACACTCGCCCCCACAAATCAGCAATAGCAG TCACAGAAGTCGTGATGACGAACGGCTCTCAAAGCCGGCGTCGACGCCAGCGAAGCTAGCAGAGGAGGTTCCTCTACCCAAACCGAAGGAGTCGACCATtgccagagaggagaaacagctcCCGCCACTCCCAG agCCCAAGCCAGTGTATGCTCAGCCTGGACAGCCAGATGTAGACCTGCCAGTCAGTCCTTCTGATGCCCCTGTGCCAAGTGCTGCCCATGATGATAGCATTCTGCG GCCGAGCATGAAACTGGTGAAGTTCAAGAAGGGGGAGAGCGTGGGACTGCGTCTGGCTGGAGGGAATGACGTGGGCATCTTTGTAGCCGGAGTGCTGGAGGATAGCCCAGCTGCTAAGGAGGGCCTGGAGGAGGGTGACCAAATTCTCAGG GTAAACAATGTAGATTTTGCAAACATAATCCGAGAGGAGGCAGTGCTGTTCCTCCTGGACCTTCCTAAAGGTGAAGAGGTCACCATTCTGGCCCAGAAGAAGAAAGATG TATATCGGCGGATCGTGGAGTCAGATGTCGGCGATTCCTTCTACATCCGGACGCACTTTGAGTATGAGAAGGAATCTCCCTATGGGTTAAGCTTTAACAAGGGTGAGGTGTTCCGTGTGGTGGACACCCTCTACAACGGCAAGCTGGGCTCCTGGCTGGCTATTCGCATCGGCAAGAACCACCAAGAGGTGGAGAGGGGCATCATCCCCAACAAAAACAG AGCGGAGCAGCTCTCCAGCGTGCAATACACTCTCCCCAAAACAGCAGGTGGCGACAGGGCCGACTTCTGGAGGTTCCGCGGTCTTCGCAGCTCGAAGAGGAACCTgaggaagagcagagaagaCCTCTCCTCCCAGCCAGTCCAAACAAAGTTCCCAGCTTATGAAAGAGTCGTACTAAGAGAGG CTGGTTTCCTGAGGCCAGTTGTAATTTTTGGACCCATTGCTGATGTCGCTCGAGAAAAACTCTCCAGAGAAGAGCCAGATCTTTTTGAACTTGCAA AGAGTGAACCAAGAGATGCAGGAACAGACCAGCGTAGTTCAGGAATCATTCGTCTTCACACCATAAAGCAGATCATTGACAGA GACAAACATGCTGTTCTGGACATCACTCCAAATGCTGTGGACAGGCTGAACTATGCTCAGTGGTACCCGATTGTAGTCTTCCTAAATCCTGATAATAAGCAGGGTGTGAAGAACATGAGGACCAGACTGTGTCCAGAGTCCAGGAAGAGCGCCAGGAAGCTCTATGAGCGAGCCATCAAACTGAGGAAGAATAATCACCACCTGTTCACCA CCACCATCAACTTGAACAATATGAATGATGGTTGGTACGGAGCTCTGAAAGAAACAATCCAGCAACAGCAGAACCAGTTGGTGTGGGTGTCAGAGGGCAAG gcGGATGGTACTACAGAGGATGACTTGGATATCCACGATGACCGTCTGTCCTACCTGTCAGCGCCAGGTAGTGAATACTCCATGTATAGCACAGACAGCCGCCACACTTCAGACTatgaggacacagacacagagggtGGAGCGTACACAGACCAGGAGCTTGATGAGACTTTGAATGATGAAGTGGGCCTGCCCACGGAGCCCGCCATCACACGCTCTTCAGAGCCTGTGCGAGAAGACCCACCTGTAATTCAGGACACCCCTGGTTACCCTGGATACCAGCACCCTGTGCAGCCTGACCCAGCCAGTCGCATAGACCCAGCTGGGTTCAAGATGGCTGCGCCACAGCAG CAAGATGAGGCGGCTCTGCCCATGCCCTCGTTGCCTCCGACGGTGGTAGCGCCCCCTGCTGTTGAGCAGCCTGTACAGCTAGAGGGTATGCACCTAGAGGAGCCGCCTGCTGCAGCCGCAGCTCCTCAGGCTGACTCACTTAGCAGCCCCAGCCCTGCCCCTGAGCTTATtcagcccccaccaccaccacacgAACCCCACCCGTCTGGACCGTCTGGTCCAGAACCAAAG ATGTACAAGAAAGATCTGTACAATATGGAGGACCCTGTGCGAATCAACCATGGCCTGAAGCAGTCTATGGGCTACAGTCACCAGCCGCCGTACCAGGACAAACAGCCATACCGCGAATACGACCACCCGCCTTACGGATATGACGGAGGCGGCTACGCAGAACCAAAGCCTCACAACACTGACTCTCACCTGCACTACGACAACCGTGTGCCTCATTACAACGAACAGTGGCCCCCCTATGACCAGCAGACCTCGTCCTCCCAGCCCACAGGGTACCAGACGGGCCACCAGCAACCCATGGGCTATAACCCCCGGTCCTCCTATGAGGATGGACCAGGGAGGGACTACAGCCCCCCTCAGCCGCGTTATGATGAGGCCTCACCAGTGGGCTACGATGGCAGACCACGCCACAGTAAACCTGGGCCCATTCGTTATGATgagcccccgcccccgcccccagCAGGCTACGATGCCCGCTCTCCTTATGAGGCAGAACCTCATGGCTTCCCCATTAATTCACCTCGATCACCGGAGCCGCCAAAGCAGTATTACGGTGACTCTGGTCTGAGGCCCACCTACATCCCTGGGCCTCCAAACCGGGGCTATAAGCCAGGGATACATGACCCTATGATAAACTCTGAATCCACCATTCCCCCTCCTAAACCGGAGACCCTGCCCTCCCCAGGTGAGCCAGCGATCACTCCAGGCTCCAAACCACTCCCTCCTCCACCCAGGGAAGACCCGGATGAGGACCCGGCCATGAAACCACAGTCAGTTCTCAACAGAGTCAAGATGTTTGAGAATAAACGGTCTGTTTCCATGGACAGGGCTAAAGAGGGAGGAGAGTCATCAGTACTCAGG cCTGCAGATGTTCCTAAACCTGTGAGTGCACCTGGCCCAGTCCTCAAAGCTAATTCCCTCAGCAACCTGGAGCAGGAGAAGTCCACCTATAG GGCTCCTGAGCCACAGAAGCCCCATACTAAACCTCTGGATGATGTAGTGCGTTCCAACCACTATGACCcagatgaggatgaagagtACTACAGGAAGCAGTTGTCCTACTTTGATCGCCGTAGCTTTGACAGCAAAGCCATGGGCCAGCCTGCCCCTGGCGTCAACCGCTTCCATGATCTGCCCAAACCAGCTCAGCTGTCCTACCCGTACAACAG AGTTGAGTCTGTAGAGAAGGTGAGTCCAGTGGAGAAAAGATATGAGCCTCTGCCCCAGATCAGCCCCTCCTCTCAGTATGGGCCCCCTGCCTCCACCATCCCACCCAACACACTGCCCAAACTCAGCCCTAATGACG CTAACTCCATACCTGAACCGTTGACCTCACCCAATCCTAAACCTGAGCTGGCAGCTCTCAGGCCAGCCAGCAGGGACGAACCCACACCAGGTGGCTACCTGCCCCCGAGGGGCCTCCCCGACAAATCCCCAGTCAATGGCACTGATGCAGCACCCACTAAGACGCTCGGTGCTCCAGCTCCAACTAACTATAACCGCTACGTCCCCAAGCCTTACACCAGCTCAGCCCGGCCCTTTGAGCGCAAGTTCGAGAGCCCCAAGTTCAACCACAACCTGCTGCCCAACGACACACAAGTGAAGACAGAACTCCTCACTAAGCCCAGTGTGGtgagcagcagtggagggaAGCCTCAGCTGTCACCACAGCCCCTGGATCATGACAGCGGCCTGGACACCTTCACACGCACTATGGACAACAGGCCCAAATACCAGCACAATAACATCAACGCCATCCCCAAGGCCATCCCTGTAAG CCCCAGCGCACTGGACGATGACGACGAAGATGAAGGACACACGGTGGTGGCCACCGCCCGGGGGATCTTCAACTGTAATGGAGGGGTCCTGAGCTCCATCGAGACAGGCGTCAGCATCATCATCCCCCAGGGTGCCATCCCTGAGAGCGTGGAGCAGGAGATTTACTTCAAGGTGTGCCGGGACAACAGCATCCTGCCCCCCCTCGACAAGGAGAAAG gagAAACGCTGCTAAGTCCGCTGGTGATGTGTGGCCCTCATGGACTCAAGTTCCTGAAGCCGGTGGAGCTGCGCTTACCTCACT GTGATCCCAAAACATGGCAGAACAAATCTCTCCCTGGAGATCCAAACTACCTGGTGGGTGCAAACTGTGTATCTGTGCTCATTGACCACTTCTGA
- the tjp1b gene encoding tight junction protein ZO-1 isoform X5, whose protein sequence is MITCAFLWVGFLVAVDSTMVNYQKYITVMQLALGVTASNKEHCLPPRKRMWHTKREGAEGRHEVPHNAIHPSPTAGSITAASSVSTIQGKPSLRRIKGRIHRSKSLDSIDLLDSNCAAMEETVIWEQHTVTLHRAPGFGFGIAISGGRDNPHFQSGETSIVISDVLKGGPAEGLLQENDRVVMVNAVSMDNVEHAYAVQQLRKSGKIAKITIRRKRKVHVPMGRLGERETMSEHDEEEDSYDEEIYETRSGRSGAYSGVGGAVGRRSGRSSGRRDRERERSGSRERSLSPRSDRRSHNLPPRPAKVTLVKSRKNEAEYGLRLASHIFVKDISPESLAARDGNIQEGDVVLKINGTVTENLSLIDAKKLIERSKGKLKMVVQRDERATLLNIPDLDDSIPSANASDRDDISDIHSLASDHSNRSHDRHRSSRSRSPDRRSEPSDHSRHSPPQISNSSHRSRDDERLSKPASTPAKLAEEVPLPKPKESTIAREEKQLPPLPEPKPVYAQPGQPDVDLPVSPSDAPVPSAAHDDSILRPSMKLVKFKKGESVGLRLAGGNDVGIFVAGVLEDSPAAKEGLEEGDQILRVNNVDFANIIREEAVLFLLDLPKGEEVTILAQKKKDVYRRIVESDVGDSFYIRTHFEYEKESPYGLSFNKGEVFRVVDTLYNGKLGSWLAIRIGKNHQEVERGIIPNKNRAEQLSSVQYTLPKTAGGDRADFWRFRGLRSSKRNLRKSREDLSSQPVQTKFPAYERVVLREAGFLRPVVIFGPIADVAREKLSREEPDLFELAKSEPRDAGTDQRSSGIIRLHTIKQIIDRDKHAVLDITPNAVDRLNYAQWYPIVVFLNPDNKQGVKNMRTRLCPESRKSARKLYERAIKLRKNNHHLFTTTINLNNMNDGWYGALKETIQQQQNQLVWVSEGKADGTTEDDLDIHDDRLSYLSAPGSEYSMYSTDSRHTSDYEDTDTEGGAYTDQELDETLNDEVGLPTEPAITRSSEPVREDPPVIQDTPGYPGYQHPVQPDPASRIDPAGFKMAAPQQMYKKDLYNMEDPVRINHGLKQSMGYSHQPPYQDKQPYREYDHPPYGYDGGGYAEPKPHNTDSHLHYDNRVPHYNEQWPPYDQQTSSSQPTGYQTGHQQPMGYNPRSSYEDGPGRDYSPPQPRYDEASPVGYDGRPRHSKPGPIRYDEPPPPPPAGYDARSPYEAEPHGFPINSPRSPEPPKQYYGDSGLRPTYIPGPPNRGYKPGIHDPMINSESTIPPPKPETLPSPGEPAITPGSKPLPPPPREDPDEDPAMKPQSVLNRVKMFENKRSVSMDRAKEGGESSVLRPADVPKPVSAPGPVLKANSLSNLEQEKSTYRAPEPQKPHTKPLDDVVRSNHYDPDEDEEYYRKQLSYFDRRSFDSKAMGQPAPGVNRFHDLPKPAQLSYPYNRVESVEKVSPVEKRYEPLPQISPSSQYGPPASTIPPNTLPKLSPNDANSIPEPLTSPNPKPELAALRPASRDEPTPGGYLPPRGLPDKSPVNGTDAAPTKTLGAPAPTNYNRYVPKPYTSSARPFERKFESPKFNHNLLPNDTQVKTELLTKPSVVSSSGGKPQLSPQPLDHDSGLDTFTRTMDNRPKYQHNNINAIPKAIPVSPSALDDDDEDEGHTVVATARGIFNCNGGVLSSIETGVSIIIPQGAIPESVEQEIYFKVCRDNSILPPLDKEKGETLLSPLVMCGPHGLKFLKPVELRLPHCASMTPDGWSFALKSSDSSSGDPKTWQNKSLPGDPNYLVGANCVSVLIDHF, encoded by the exons TGTGCAGCAATGGAGGAGACTGTCATTTGGGAACAGCACACAGTTACACTACACAGG GCACCAGGGTTTGGCTTCGGGATAGCCATATCAGGAGGTCGGGATAACCCTCATTTTCAGAGTGGCGAGACCTCCATTGTCATCTCAGACGTGCTGAAAGGAGGCCCAGCGGAAGGCCTACTGCA GGAAAATGACAGAGTCGTTATGGTCAATGCCGTCTCCATGGACAATGTGGAGCACGCGTACGCAGTCCAGCAGCTTCGTAAAAGTGGGAAAATTGCCAAAATT ACAATCAGACGGAAGAGGAAGGTGCATGTCCCCATGGGCCGCCTAGGAGAGAGGGAAACTATGTCAGAGCACGACGAAGAAGAGGACAGCTACGATGAAGAGATATACGAGACACGGAGCGGACGCAGCGGTGCTTACAGCGGCGTGGGCGGGGCCGTGGGTAGGCGCAGTGGCCGGAGCAGTGGGCGAAGGGATCGGGAACGTGAGCGCAGCGGCTCGCGGGAGAGGAGTCTCTCCCCACGCTCAGACCGCCGCTCACACAACCTGCCTCCGCGTCCTGCCAAGGTCACGCTTGTCAAATCCCGCAAAAATGAAG CAGAATATGGCCTGCGCCTGGCCAGCCACATCTTTGTCAAGGACATTTCCCCCGAGAGCCTGGCAGCCAGGGACGGCAACATCCAGGAAGGGGATGTTGTACTGAAG ATCAATGGCACAGTGACAGAGAACCTCTCCTTGATAGACGCCAAGAAGCTGATAGAAAGGTCAAAGGGCAAGCTAAAAATGGTTGTTCAGAGGGACGAGAGGGCAACCCTGCTGAACATCCCTGACCTCGATGACAGCATTCCCTCAGCCAACGCCTCTGACAGAGACG ACATTTCAGATATCCATTCTCTGGCATCTGACCATTCCAATCGATCGCATGACAGACATCGTAGCAGCCGCTCCCGCTCTCCAGACAGGCGATCTGAACCCTCAGACCACTCCAGACACTCGCCCCCACAAATCAGCAATAGCAG TCACAGAAGTCGTGATGACGAACGGCTCTCAAAGCCGGCGTCGACGCCAGCGAAGCTAGCAGAGGAGGTTCCTCTACCCAAACCGAAGGAGTCGACCATtgccagagaggagaaacagctcCCGCCACTCCCAG agCCCAAGCCAGTGTATGCTCAGCCTGGACAGCCAGATGTAGACCTGCCAGTCAGTCCTTCTGATGCCCCTGTGCCAAGTGCTGCCCATGATGATAGCATTCTGCG GCCGAGCATGAAACTGGTGAAGTTCAAGAAGGGGGAGAGCGTGGGACTGCGTCTGGCTGGAGGGAATGACGTGGGCATCTTTGTAGCCGGAGTGCTGGAGGATAGCCCAGCTGCTAAGGAGGGCCTGGAGGAGGGTGACCAAATTCTCAGG GTAAACAATGTAGATTTTGCAAACATAATCCGAGAGGAGGCAGTGCTGTTCCTCCTGGACCTTCCTAAAGGTGAAGAGGTCACCATTCTGGCCCAGAAGAAGAAAGATG TATATCGGCGGATCGTGGAGTCAGATGTCGGCGATTCCTTCTACATCCGGACGCACTTTGAGTATGAGAAGGAATCTCCCTATGGGTTAAGCTTTAACAAGGGTGAGGTGTTCCGTGTGGTGGACACCCTCTACAACGGCAAGCTGGGCTCCTGGCTGGCTATTCGCATCGGCAAGAACCACCAAGAGGTGGAGAGGGGCATCATCCCCAACAAAAACAG AGCGGAGCAGCTCTCCAGCGTGCAATACACTCTCCCCAAAACAGCAGGTGGCGACAGGGCCGACTTCTGGAGGTTCCGCGGTCTTCGCAGCTCGAAGAGGAACCTgaggaagagcagagaagaCCTCTCCTCCCAGCCAGTCCAAACAAAGTTCCCAGCTTATGAAAGAGTCGTACTAAGAGAGG CTGGTTTCCTGAGGCCAGTTGTAATTTTTGGACCCATTGCTGATGTCGCTCGAGAAAAACTCTCCAGAGAAGAGCCAGATCTTTTTGAACTTGCAA AGAGTGAACCAAGAGATGCAGGAACAGACCAGCGTAGTTCAGGAATCATTCGTCTTCACACCATAAAGCAGATCATTGACAGA GACAAACATGCTGTTCTGGACATCACTCCAAATGCTGTGGACAGGCTGAACTATGCTCAGTGGTACCCGATTGTAGTCTTCCTAAATCCTGATAATAAGCAGGGTGTGAAGAACATGAGGACCAGACTGTGTCCAGAGTCCAGGAAGAGCGCCAGGAAGCTCTATGAGCGAGCCATCAAACTGAGGAAGAATAATCACCACCTGTTCACCA CCACCATCAACTTGAACAATATGAATGATGGTTGGTACGGAGCTCTGAAAGAAACAATCCAGCAACAGCAGAACCAGTTGGTGTGGGTGTCAGAGGGCAAG gcGGATGGTACTACAGAGGATGACTTGGATATCCACGATGACCGTCTGTCCTACCTGTCAGCGCCAGGTAGTGAATACTCCATGTATAGCACAGACAGCCGCCACACTTCAGACTatgaggacacagacacagagggtGGAGCGTACACAGACCAGGAGCTTGATGAGACTTTGAATGATGAAGTGGGCCTGCCCACGGAGCCCGCCATCACACGCTCTTCAGAGCCTGTGCGAGAAGACCCACCTGTAATTCAGGACACCCCTGGTTACCCTGGATACCAGCACCCTGTGCAGCCTGACCCAGCCAGTCGCATAGACCCAGCTGGGTTCAAGATGGCTGCGCCACAGCAG ATGTACAAGAAAGATCTGTACAATATGGAGGACCCTGTGCGAATCAACCATGGCCTGAAGCAGTCTATGGGCTACAGTCACCAGCCGCCGTACCAGGACAAACAGCCATACCGCGAATACGACCACCCGCCTTACGGATATGACGGAGGCGGCTACGCAGAACCAAAGCCTCACAACACTGACTCTCACCTGCACTACGACAACCGTGTGCCTCATTACAACGAACAGTGGCCCCCCTATGACCAGCAGACCTCGTCCTCCCAGCCCACAGGGTACCAGACGGGCCACCAGCAACCCATGGGCTATAACCCCCGGTCCTCCTATGAGGATGGACCAGGGAGGGACTACAGCCCCCCTCAGCCGCGTTATGATGAGGCCTCACCAGTGGGCTACGATGGCAGACCACGCCACAGTAAACCTGGGCCCATTCGTTATGATgagcccccgcccccgcccccagCAGGCTACGATGCCCGCTCTCCTTATGAGGCAGAACCTCATGGCTTCCCCATTAATTCACCTCGATCACCGGAGCCGCCAAAGCAGTATTACGGTGACTCTGGTCTGAGGCCCACCTACATCCCTGGGCCTCCAAACCGGGGCTATAAGCCAGGGATACATGACCCTATGATAAACTCTGAATCCACCATTCCCCCTCCTAAACCGGAGACCCTGCCCTCCCCAGGTGAGCCAGCGATCACTCCAGGCTCCAAACCACTCCCTCCTCCACCCAGGGAAGACCCGGATGAGGACCCGGCCATGAAACCACAGTCAGTTCTCAACAGAGTCAAGATGTTTGAGAATAAACGGTCTGTTTCCATGGACAGGGCTAAAGAGGGAGGAGAGTCATCAGTACTCAGG cCTGCAGATGTTCCTAAACCTGTGAGTGCACCTGGCCCAGTCCTCAAAGCTAATTCCCTCAGCAACCTGGAGCAGGAGAAGTCCACCTATAG GGCTCCTGAGCCACAGAAGCCCCATACTAAACCTCTGGATGATGTAGTGCGTTCCAACCACTATGACCcagatgaggatgaagagtACTACAGGAAGCAGTTGTCCTACTTTGATCGCCGTAGCTTTGACAGCAAAGCCATGGGCCAGCCTGCCCCTGGCGTCAACCGCTTCCATGATCTGCCCAAACCAGCTCAGCTGTCCTACCCGTACAACAG AGTTGAGTCTGTAGAGAAGGTGAGTCCAGTGGAGAAAAGATATGAGCCTCTGCCCCAGATCAGCCCCTCCTCTCAGTATGGGCCCCCTGCCTCCACCATCCCACCCAACACACTGCCCAAACTCAGCCCTAATGACG CTAACTCCATACCTGAACCGTTGACCTCACCCAATCCTAAACCTGAGCTGGCAGCTCTCAGGCCAGCCAGCAGGGACGAACCCACACCAGGTGGCTACCTGCCCCCGAGGGGCCTCCCCGACAAATCCCCAGTCAATGGCACTGATGCAGCACCCACTAAGACGCTCGGTGCTCCAGCTCCAACTAACTATAACCGCTACGTCCCCAAGCCTTACACCAGCTCAGCCCGGCCCTTTGAGCGCAAGTTCGAGAGCCCCAAGTTCAACCACAACCTGCTGCCCAACGACACACAAGTGAAGACAGAACTCCTCACTAAGCCCAGTGTGGtgagcagcagtggagggaAGCCTCAGCTGTCACCACAGCCCCTGGATCATGACAGCGGCCTGGACACCTTCACACGCACTATGGACAACAGGCCCAAATACCAGCACAATAACATCAACGCCATCCCCAAGGCCATCCCTGTAAG CCCCAGCGCACTGGACGATGACGACGAAGATGAAGGACACACGGTGGTGGCCACCGCCCGGGGGATCTTCAACTGTAATGGAGGGGTCCTGAGCTCCATCGAGACAGGCGTCAGCATCATCATCCCCCAGGGTGCCATCCCTGAGAGCGTGGAGCAGGAGATTTACTTCAAGGTGTGCCGGGACAACAGCATCCTGCCCCCCCTCGACAAGGAGAAAG gagAAACGCTGCTAAGTCCGCTGGTGATGTGTGGCCCTCATGGACTCAAGTTCCTGAAGCCGGTGGAGCTGCGCTTACCTCACTGTGCGTCCATGACCCCTGATGGTTGGTCTTTTGCTCTAAAATCCTCCGACTCCTCGTCGG GTGATCCCAAAACATGGCAGAACAAATCTCTCCCTGGAGATCCAAACTACCTGGTGGGTGCAAACTGTGTATCTGTGCTCATTGACCACTTCTGA